The segment TCCCGGCAGCGCCTGACGGAGGTACTCGTCGAAGAGGCGCTCGTAACGGAAGACGGTCACGATCTCGCGGTCGCGCAGCGCCGGGATCTGCCGCACCACGGCATAGCGTCGCCGGGCGAGCTCGGGGTCGGCCGCGAAATGCTGATACACCTGCACGGATGCGTCGCATACGGCCGCCCACGGATCGTCATGCGGTTGCGCGAGAAAAGCCCGGAGTTCTTCGAGCAGGCCCTCGTGGTCGGCGAAGACCACGTCTTCCTTGCCGCCGTACTGGCGGAAGAACGTCGAGCGCGACATCCCCGCCGCCCGCGCGATCTGATCGACCGAGGTCTGGTCGAACCCCTGCGTGTGGAACAGCTCGACCGCGGCCGCCACGACACCGGTGCGGCCGACGAACGCAGGATCGGCGTCGCTCACGGTCCGAGCTTAGCGGCGGGCTCTCGCGGGCCGCGTGGAGCCGGTGCGACAACGTGATCGAGGACGACTCCTCACGCATTTGTCAAGGGCATGGCCCCGTTCGGTTCATGGTCCTTCACTGTATTCATGTCCCTCTTCGCCGCGGCGGTGAACACCACCGGTCAGGCGCTTCCGCGCGGTGAGCGCTACGACGTCGTGGTGGTCGGGGCCTCGCTCACGGGGCTCGTCGCGACCCTCCTGCTCACACAGTCCGGTCGCCGGGTGGCCCTGGTCGAAGCGGGGGTGATCGGTCCGGTCCGTCCCGGTGGGAGCCGCGATGCGAACGAGGAGACCGCGCTCGCCGCGGCGCTCGTGGCCGCCGGCGCGGCGCTGCACACCGGCACCGTGGTGCATGCCGTGACCTCGGCCAGCCCGTGCCGGCTCGACACCGAGCATGGTCCGCTCTTCGCCGATCAGGTGATCCTCGCCACCGGCGCGCGCGACGCCGACTCCGTCTATCGCCCCGGACCCACCCCGTCGCGCGGGCGCGCGGCGTCGTACCTGCTGCCGCCGCCGTCGTCGTCGTCGGATCCGAGGACGGATGACGGGGCGCGGCGCCTCTCCGACACTCCCGCGTCGATCAGCCCCGTGTCCATCGGGCCCGCGCCGGCGGTGGGCAAAGCACCGCGTTCGCTCGGGCGTATCCGCTACGTCACCTCCTGCCACGGACGAGGCCGGACGCGGGCGGCCCCGGCGGCCCTCGAGGTGGTCGCAGACATCCTGCAGCTCGCCCGCATCGACCGACCCGGGTGGAAGGTGACTCTCCAAAAGGCGAAGACCGCGCAGCAGGCGCACGTCGTGAAGACCGCCCGGAAACCCGACGCCCCGCCCGCGACCTCGTCGGTCGCGTAGCGGGGCAGCAGAGCCTCTCGCGTGGCGGGGCGTCAGGGTCGGCGAGCCCCCACTCAGCCGACGAACGTGATCACACCCGTGATGATGAGCGTGATGAGGGTGGTCCACAGGGCGATCGCGACGGCCTGCCAGAACAGCACCCGGCCGGGGGCGACGCCGGTGGACACCAGCGCCGCGGCGGTGAACTGCGTCGGCACCAGCAGCGGGCCGAGGAGGCTCACGCCGGGGGTTCCGTAGCGCTCGTAGGCGCGCATGACCTTCTGGCGACGCGGCGACTGCTCCGGTGCTTCCCGCCCCCCGCGAG is part of the Microbacterium sp. ET2 genome and harbors:
- a CDS encoding TetR family transcriptional regulator, translating into MSDADPAFVGRTGVVAAAVELFHTQGFDQTSVDQIARAAGMSRSTFFRQYGGKEDVVFADHEGLLEELRAFLAQPHDDPWAAVCDASVQVYQHFAADPELARRRYAVVRQIPALRDREIVTVFRYERLFDEYLRQALPGLDPLDAVGFSALVTAVHNHVLRRLIRGPRRVPVSVLTRALDDARRRFGVLPEESAPAPDDLVVAVFPRRTPSAEVARRLRDALSE
- a CDS encoding FAD-dependent oxidoreductase yields the protein MSLFAAAVNTTGQALPRGERYDVVVVGASLTGLVATLLLTQSGRRVALVEAGVIGPVRPGGSRDANEETALAAALVAAGAALHTGTVVHAVTSASPCRLDTEHGPLFADQVILATGARDADSVYRPGPTPSRGRAASYLLPPPSSSSDPRTDDGARRLSDTPASISPVSIGPAPAVGKAPRSLGRIRYVTSCHGRGRTRAAPAALEVVADILQLARIDRPGWKVTLQKAKTAQQAHVVKTARKPDAPPATSSVA
- a CDS encoding small multidrug efflux protein, whose product is MPELLRPLIVALAGAVPFIEGEGAAAIGIIGGIHPVVAGIAGFAGNFLCVAVVVFAGARVRTAVTTRGGREAPEQSPRRQKVMRAYERYGTPGVSLLGPLLVPTQFTAAALVSTGVAPGRVLFWQAVAIALWTTLITLIITGVITFVG